Proteins found in one Desulfofalx alkaliphila DSM 12257 genomic segment:
- a CDS encoding sigma-70 family RNA polymerase sigma factor: protein MEPEKLWKEYTKLRRVGGNETALNSIRDKLITAYLPLVKNIAGRLAIKIPFFMQQEDLESCGVIGLMEAVDKYDMSLGVGFETFAYHRIRGAMLDELRRQNWVPRTVWQRQQAIKRAREKLEQEGQPVTERALAELTGLSAAEVRRLLSETNIGQLYSLDDEISNGEGSVVRRGDMIEDTDSPDPLIIIDELEDKRLLVESIEELNKREKLLLALYYQEKLTLKEIGVVLEVSESRVCQLHSKAIKSLRQKLRDKLSLGR from the coding sequence ATGGAACCGGAAAAATTATGGAAAGAATACACAAAGCTGCGCCGTGTAGGTGGCAATGAAACCGCACTAAACAGCATTCGGGATAAACTAATAACAGCATATTTACCGCTGGTGAAAAATATTGCCGGCAGGTTGGCTATAAAGATACCCTTTTTTATGCAGCAGGAAGATTTAGAAAGCTGTGGAGTAATTGGTTTAATGGAGGCGGTGGATAAATACGACATGTCACTGGGGGTTGGCTTTGAAACCTTTGCTTACCACCGCATTAGAGGTGCCATGCTGGACGAACTGCGGCGGCAAAATTGGGTGCCCCGTACCGTATGGCAGAGGCAGCAGGCCATTAAAAGGGCCAGGGAAAAATTGGAGCAAGAGGGGCAACCGGTAACCGAGAGGGCACTGGCAGAACTGACCGGACTGTCAGCGGCTGAGGTTAGGCGCCTGTTGAGCGAAACCAATATAGGACAGCTGTACTCTTTAGATGACGAAATCAGCAACGGTGAGGGCAGCGTGGTGCGCCGCGGTGACATGATTGAAGACACCGACAGCCCGGATCCGTTGATTATTATAGATGAATTAGAAGATAAACGCCTATTGGTGGAATCCATTGAGGAGTTAAATAAGCGGGAAAAGTTGTTGCTGGCGCTCTATTACCAAGAGAAGCTGACCCTGAAGGAAATTGGTGTGGTGCTGGAAGTTTCTGAATCAAGGGTGTGCCAGTTACATAGCAAGGCCATTAAGAGTTTGCGCCAAAAATTAAGGGATAAATTAAGTTTAGGACGGTGA
- a CDS encoding flagellar brake protein: MTITKYKIGQKITVTRTDGVERTEYYSSIQNIKNGVIFINVPYRGETPLVLMHNERLTIKYVDLSAAFAFESEYLGTSLENRSLRMYKIKEPHLEHIRRVQLRNFVRIPLSFDMEYRLMSSDEWYKAFMVDLSAGGLKMAARKPLPLDTQLLVFFQLPIRNEVIKVCQRAKVVRCQLADEHLNVYHLGLQFVDINRRLEDTICCFVFEKQMEQIRKR, encoded by the coding sequence ATGACAATAACAAAATACAAAATAGGACAGAAAATAACTGTTACCAGAACCGATGGCGTCGAAAGAACTGAATACTACTCCAGCATCCAAAACATTAAAAACGGGGTGATATTCATTAATGTGCCCTACAGGGGTGAAACACCGCTGGTGCTAATGCACAATGAAAGGCTGACAATTAAATATGTGGATCTGTCTGCAGCCTTTGCTTTTGAATCTGAATATCTGGGAACCAGCCTGGAAAACCGGTCCCTTCGCATGTATAAAATAAAGGAGCCCCACCTGGAACATATCAGGAGGGTACAATTACGCAATTTTGTAAGGATTCCCCTATCCTTCGATATGGAATACCGGTTAATGTCTTCGGATGAGTGGTATAAGGCCTTTATGGTGGACCTAAGTGCCGGGGGGTTAAAAATGGCGGCAAGGAAGCCTTTGCCCCTTGATACCCAGCTCTTGGTATTTTTTCAGCTACCCATAAGGAATGAAGTGATAAAGGTTTGCCAGCGGGCCAAGGTGGTTCGCTGCCAGCTGGCAGATGAACACCTTAATGTGTATCATCTGGGCTTGCAATTTGTTGATATTAACCGCCGACTGGAAGATACCATCTGCTGTTTTGTGTTTGAAAAACAGATGGAACAAATTCGTAAGCGGTAA
- a CDS encoding flagellar hook-basal body protein, with translation MFRGIYTALSGMGVQQARLDVTTNNLANISTSGFKGEQVISKPFGEVLLGHQSPTVKGINPVGTTNLGSVVSRVEINAQQGQLVNTGNFRDLALVGPGYYVVEAGGQGGRELYTRDSSFGVDSEGYLVNSQGDRVLSLRGPVLVGNDEFTVDDKGTLTAGDGQQYQLRIVEFDDINRLQKVGNNYFAQGQAQALAADNTGTRQGYVERSNVDLVKEMTNLIEVMRSYEAGQRLLQTHDELLGKAVNQVGSLR, from the coding sequence TTGTTTAGGGGAATATACACTGCGCTAAGCGGCATGGGTGTTCAGCAGGCCAGACTGGATGTTACCACCAACAACCTGGCCAATATCAGCACCAGCGGTTTCAAAGGAGAGCAAGTGATAAGCAAACCCTTTGGAGAGGTGCTTTTAGGGCACCAAAGCCCCACCGTTAAAGGAATTAACCCTGTGGGCACCACAAATTTGGGCAGTGTGGTGTCCAGGGTGGAGATCAATGCCCAACAGGGCCAGCTGGTTAACACCGGCAATTTTAGAGACCTTGCCCTGGTGGGACCGGGCTATTATGTGGTTGAGGCAGGTGGCCAGGGCGGCCGGGAGTTATACACCCGGGACAGCTCCTTTGGCGTAGACAGTGAGGGCTACCTTGTGAATTCCCAGGGTGACCGGGTGCTAAGCCTGCGGGGACCGGTATTGGTGGGCAACGATGAGTTTACTGTGGATGATAAAGGCACCCTTACCGCCGGTGACGGTCAGCAATATCAACTGCGAATAGTGGAGTTTGATGACATCAACCGGCTGCAGAAGGTAGGCAATAACTACTTTGCCCAGGGACAGGCCCAGGCCTTGGCTGCGGACAATACCGGTACCAGGCAAGGCTATGTGGAAAGATCCAATGTGGATCTGGTGAAGGAGATGACAAACCTTATTGAAGTGATGCGGTCTTACGAGGCGGGACAGCGATTACTACAAACCCATGATGAGCTGTTGGGTAAGGCAGTAAACCAGGTAGGTAGTTTAAGGTAA
- the fliM gene encoding flagellar motor switch protein FliM translates to MGKDVLSQSEIDSLLQSIVSGEVTAEQIVEDSEQLKLKNYDFRRPNKFSKEHLRTFQVLHESFARLITNFFSGLLHSHIDIEVATVGQFTYEEFTRSVVTPTLLTVFKFDSHKGSAVLETSPHFIMPLIDLQLGGTGEMPAKVRDLTDIELSVARKLIDRILSQLGVIWKDIIPGEPSVTSMETNPHLHQLLSPSDIVMVITFSTIVGDENRGLLNLCLPYNFLEPVLSKFSVNHISQTYHEQEQEDVIAVEHWLRTSEVELRVMVGNGKITVKDFLGLQIGDVLTLDRQQGQDLDLFVQDQLKFKVQAGTIGQKLAVQVLSLTEEAWEFDK, encoded by the coding sequence GTGGGAAAGGATGTACTCTCGCAGTCGGAAATAGACTCTCTACTGCAGAGTATTGTCTCAGGAGAAGTAACAGCTGAACAAATAGTAGAGGATTCAGAGCAACTGAAGCTGAAAAACTACGACTTTCGGCGGCCTAATAAGTTCTCTAAAGAGCACCTGCGCACCTTCCAAGTTTTGCATGAGAGTTTTGCTCGCCTAATTACAAACTTCTTTTCGGGTCTATTGCATTCGCACATTGACATTGAGGTGGCCACGGTGGGACAGTTTACTTACGAGGAATTTACCCGCTCGGTGGTAACGCCCACCCTGTTAACCGTCTTTAAATTTGATTCTCATAAGGGAAGCGCAGTGTTGGAAACCAGTCCGCATTTTATAATGCCGCTGATAGATCTGCAACTGGGCGGAACCGGTGAGATGCCCGCAAAGGTGCGCGATTTAACGGATATTGAACTATCGGTGGCCCGAAAGCTAATAGATAGAATACTATCCCAATTGGGGGTAATTTGGAAGGATATAATTCCCGGTGAACCAAGTGTGACTTCTATGGAGACCAACCCGCATTTACATCAACTGTTATCACCCAGCGATATTGTTATGGTGATAACCTTTTCCACCATTGTGGGTGACGAGAACCGGGGTTTACTGAACCTTTGCCTGCCCTATAATTTTCTAGAGCCTGTGCTGTCTAAATTCTCGGTCAACCACATTAGCCAAACATACCACGAGCAAGAACAGGAAGACGTTATTGCTGTGGAACACTGGCTTAGAACATCAGAGGTTGAGTTGAGGGTAATGGTAGGCAACGGAAAAATTACCGTTAAAGACTTTTTAGGGCTTCAAATTGGGGATGTGCTCACCTTGGACAGGCAACAGGGGCAGGATTTGGACTTATTTGTGCAGGACCAATTAAAATTTAAGGTTCAAGCCGGAACCATAGGACAAAAGTTGGCGGTGCAAGTACTATCTCTGACGGAGGAGGCGTGGGAGTTTGACAAATAA
- a CDS encoding CheR family methyltransferase, with product MEFVQFKNRVHKTFGLDLNSYKENQLRRRLDNLLNRRKITGYHEFFTMMSADRQEYLKFLDYLTINVSEFFRDIKMFEILEKKVIPELLADGRSLKIWSAACSLGAEPYSVGIILDEQSPGKRHVIEATDLDQGILIKAKEGLYNAETLKNVSKERLNKYFTKQNGKYLINQKIKDKVKYRQHDLLSDAYPQGYDLILCRNVTIYFTREAQERVNRNFIKSLKTNGYLFIGGSETIFNYAELGLKKLAPCFYKKI from the coding sequence ATGGAGTTTGTACAGTTTAAAAACCGCGTACATAAAACCTTTGGCTTGGACCTAAACAGTTATAAAGAAAATCAGTTAAGGCGCAGATTGGACAACCTGTTAAATAGGCGTAAGATAACCGGCTACCATGAGTTTTTTACAATGATGTCCGCCGATAGGCAGGAATACCTTAAATTTTTAGATTATCTGACCATAAATGTATCGGAGTTCTTTCGCGATATTAAAATGTTTGAGATACTGGAAAAAAAGGTTATTCCCGAATTGCTTGCGGACGGCAGAAGCTTAAAAATTTGGAGCGCTGCCTGTTCCCTAGGTGCAGAACCTTACTCGGTTGGTATTATACTGGATGAACAAAGCCCCGGTAAAAGGCATGTTATCGAGGCCACAGACCTGGATCAAGGCATTTTAATTAAAGCCAAGGAGGGGCTGTATAATGCCGAAACATTAAAAAATGTGAGCAAGGAGCGCCTGAACAAGTATTTTACAAAACAAAACGGTAAGTATTTAATTAATCAAAAGATAAAAGACAAGGTAAAATATAGGCAGCATGACCTGCTTAGTGACGCTTATCCCCAGGGTTATGACTTAATACTTTGCCGCAATGTTACCATTTATTTTACCCGGGAAGCCCAGGAAAGAGTTAATAGAAATTTTATTAAATCATTAAAAACCAATGGGTATTTATTTATCGGCGGTAGCGAAACAATTTTTAATTATGCTGAACTGGGCTTAAAGAAACTCGCTCCTTGTTTTTATAAAAAAATCTAA
- the flhF gene encoding flagellar biosynthesis protein FlhF, with protein MIIKKYVVDEMHQAVQKIKEDLGADAIIVSSQKVPGQGIMGFFKKRLEVTAVLDDSKDALPREPKRLKEPEQAEIPEAATSPVRPEQDRPDQGAAGDAGSSPPRDFKPLFKAEILNNLEQQEKERLLAMLEQQLEQKDKVGSKDFTQRWLTALTGIDIDHGIAKKLLAGLEQSLKDGVGDKDDLTKMALIGKATQLLKPAYKGIGDAKYLAFIGPPGVGKTTTLAKLATGFKLMEGKKVALITVYTYRYGANDYLKVIGSTIDAPVEVVMTPAELRQAVEKHADKDYILIDTVGRSSKRTGQVLELKGFLEALNGPKNIFLVMSASTKNRDLYRIAKDFQIAQYNGFIFTKVDETETLGSLLNLVSKTGIPVQYYTDGQSIPDDIKQVQPKMLAQLILRSVDEQYEELNL; from the coding sequence ATGATTATTAAAAAATATGTGGTTGATGAAATGCACCAGGCTGTGCAGAAGATTAAAGAGGATTTGGGAGCAGATGCCATTATTGTTAGCAGTCAGAAAGTTCCCGGCCAAGGGATTATGGGCTTTTTTAAGAAAAGACTGGAGGTCACGGCTGTTCTCGATGACAGTAAAGATGCTCTGCCCAGGGAACCGAAAAGGCTAAAGGAGCCTGAACAAGCGGAGATTCCGGAGGCGGCCACAAGTCCGGTGAGGCCGGAGCAAGACAGGCCCGACCAAGGGGCTGCCGGGGATGCCGGGTCGTCACCGCCCAGGGATTTTAAACCCTTGTTCAAAGCGGAAATTTTAAATAACCTGGAACAACAGGAAAAGGAGAGATTATTGGCTATGTTGGAGCAGCAGTTGGAACAAAAGGATAAGGTAGGCAGCAAAGACTTTACCCAACGATGGTTAACAGCTCTCACCGGCATCGATATAGATCACGGAATAGCCAAAAAATTGCTTGCAGGGCTGGAGCAAAGCCTTAAAGACGGCGTCGGAGATAAGGACGACCTGACCAAGATGGCACTGATTGGCAAGGCAACCCAACTGCTAAAACCGGCCTATAAGGGCATAGGTGATGCCAAGTATTTAGCTTTTATCGGCCCTCCGGGGGTAGGTAAAACCACAACGCTGGCTAAACTGGCCACCGGCTTTAAGTTGATGGAAGGGAAAAAGGTGGCACTGATTACTGTATACACTTACCGCTATGGCGCCAATGACTATCTTAAAGTTATCGGAAGTACCATTGATGCGCCGGTTGAGGTGGTGATGACCCCGGCCGAGCTGAGGCAGGCGGTGGAAAAACACGCAGATAAAGATTACATTTTAATTGACACGGTGGGCCGTTCATCTAAAAGAACCGGCCAGGTGCTGGAGTTAAAGGGGTTTTTAGAGGCCCTCAACGGCCCTAAAAATATATTTTTAGTGATGAGTGCTTCCACTAAAAACAGAGACCTGTACCGTATTGCAAAGGATTTTCAAATAGCCCAATACAACGGGTTTATATTCACTAAGGTGGATGAAACAGAAACCCTAGGGTCACTGCTTAATCTAGTGTCAAAAACCGGAATTCCGGTGCAGTACTATACTGACGGCCAGAGCATTCCTGACGATATTAAACAGGTACAGCCCAAGATGTTAGCACAGCTTATTCTCAGGAGTGTTGATGAACAATATGAGGAGCTCAATCTATAA
- a CDS encoding response regulator gives MSKKILIVDDAAFMRMMIKNIVTKAGYEVVGEAENGNVALELYKQLKPDLVTMDITMPEMDGIEAVKAIRGVDANANIIMCSAMGQQAMVMEAIQAGAKDFIVKPFQQDRIIQAIERVLNR, from the coding sequence ATGAGCAAAAAAATACTGATTGTAGATGATGCTGCTTTTATGAGAATGATGATTAAGAACATAGTAACTAAAGCAGGCTATGAAGTGGTTGGCGAGGCGGAAAACGGCAATGTGGCATTGGAGCTGTACAAACAGCTCAAACCCGACCTGGTGACCATGGACATCACCATGCCGGAAATGGATGGCATTGAAGCGGTTAAGGCCATCCGCGGGGTAGATGCCAATGCCAATATCATTATGTGCAGTGCCATGGGCCAGCAGGCCATGGTGATGGAAGCAATTCAAGCCGGGGCAAAGGATTTCATTGTTAAGCCTTTTCAGCAGGATCGTATTATTCAAGCAATAGAAAGGGTGCTAAACAGGTAA
- a CDS encoding chemotaxis protein CheC — translation MANTVDNSKLTDTHLDVLREIGNIGLGNAATSLAEMLNKRINMEVPKTKFVTMEEAMEVVGGLEEVAACVTLRVEGDVPSQILFVFNQASTLYLVDMLLGLDKGTTQDLDEMGESVVKEISNVLTGSFLSAIGTMTQMKMLPQVPMFAYDMLGAVVSTSLVAGGYIEDHILMIETVLFEEKEHIKGHFFLITEDKSLNTLFQALGLTLK, via the coding sequence ATGGCAAACACCGTTGATAATAGTAAGTTGACAGATACCCACCTGGACGTGTTGAGGGAAATTGGTAATATTGGCCTAGGCAATGCTGCCACCTCACTGGCCGAGATGTTAAATAAAAGAATAAACATGGAAGTGCCGAAGACAAAGTTTGTAACAATGGAAGAAGCAATGGAAGTTGTGGGGGGACTGGAGGAAGTTGCTGCCTGTGTAACACTTAGGGTAGAGGGGGATGTGCCGTCACAAATACTTTTTGTTTTTAACCAGGCAAGCACCCTGTATTTGGTGGATATGCTGCTGGGCTTGGATAAGGGAACCACCCAAGACCTGGATGAAATGGGTGAATCGGTGGTTAAGGAAATTTCCAATGTGTTAACAGGGTCTTTCTTAAGTGCCATTGGCACCATGACCCAGATGAAAATGTTGCCCCAGGTGCCCATGTTTGCCTATGACATGCTGGGTGCGGTGGTAAGCACCTCGCTGGTGGCCGGAGGCTACATTGAAGACCACATTTTGATGATTGAAACTGTCTTATTTGAAGAAAAGGAGCATATTAAGGGGCACTTCTTTCTTATCACCGAGGATAAATCTTTAAATACACTTTTTCAGGCCCTAGGATTAACTTTGAAATAG
- the fliY gene encoding flagellar motor switch phosphatase FliY encodes MTNNKLLDQEEIDLLMNNPQTEQQPSGDTSDTVNAEPEQLLNPDERDALGEVGNISMGSASTTLSEILSQKVNITHPKVRITTKQELFDSFSVPYLIIKVDFIDGLNGFNVLVMRVQDALVVADLMMGGEGTPQHVQLGDMEISAASEAMNMMIGTASTALSQMFSKPINISPPTTVVLEDAGEVETKDALPEVGTNDALVVVSFKMSIGDKIVDTELMQIMGVETAREKAMLLLQDLTSMIEEEPEPAPAPEPAPAAQTGGNDTLSQEMIDAVLSAEKDAGPPPAPTPTPAPAPTTTPFGGGLPSNGNGAVGPAPRNLDLILDIPLQVSVVLGRAKRPIKEVLNIGPGSVVELESIADEPVEILVNGTLVAEGEVVVVNENFGVKITNIISPEERVKRLAT; translated from the coding sequence TTGACAAATAATAAATTGTTAGATCAAGAAGAAATAGACTTATTAATGAATAATCCGCAAACAGAACAGCAGCCGTCCGGGGATACCTCCGACACCGTAAACGCTGAACCGGAACAGTTGCTAAACCCTGATGAAAGGGATGCCCTGGGTGAGGTAGGCAATATTTCTATGGGTTCTGCCTCCACCACCCTATCAGAAATATTGAGTCAAAAGGTAAATATTACCCATCCCAAGGTGAGGATAACAACTAAGCAGGAACTTTTTGACAGTTTTTCCGTACCCTATTTGATAATTAAGGTGGATTTTATTGACGGGTTAAATGGCTTTAATGTTCTGGTGATGAGGGTGCAAGATGCCCTGGTGGTTGCCGATCTGATGATGGGTGGGGAAGGAACCCCTCAACATGTCCAATTGGGGGATATGGAAATCAGTGCCGCATCAGAGGCCATGAATATGATGATTGGAACAGCTTCCACCGCCCTGTCGCAGATGTTCAGTAAACCGATAAACATATCACCTCCCACCACCGTAGTGTTGGAGGATGCGGGTGAAGTAGAGACCAAGGATGCTTTGCCGGAAGTGGGTACCAATGATGCTTTGGTGGTAGTTTCCTTTAAGATGTCCATTGGTGATAAGATAGTGGACACCGAACTGATGCAAATTATGGGTGTTGAGACTGCCCGGGAAAAGGCCATGCTATTGCTGCAGGATTTAACCAGCATGATTGAAGAGGAGCCTGAACCGGCCCCTGCACCGGAACCGGCACCGGCAGCACAAACAGGGGGGAATGATACCCTGAGCCAAGAAATGATTGATGCGGTGCTCAGTGCTGAAAAAGATGCCGGGCCACCGCCGGCGCCGACACCGACACCGGCACCGGCGCCAACCACAACGCCCTTTGGCGGCGGGCTGCCCTCAAACGGCAACGGCGCCGTTGGACCGGCCCCCCGCAACCTTGACTTAATATTAGATATTCCCCTGCAGGTTTCGGTTGTATTAGGACGAGCCAAAAGGCCCATTAAAGAAGTGTTAAATATTGGGCCGGGCTCAGTGGTGGAATTGGAATCAATTGCGGACGAGCCGGTGGAGATCTTAGTCAACGGTACACTGGTGGCCGAAGGTGAAGTTGTGGTGGTAAACGAAAACTTCGGCGTAAAAATAACCAATATCATCAGCCCGGAGGAAAGGGTAAAGAGATTGGCCACCTAA
- the flgG gene encoding flagellar basal-body rod protein FlgG, with protein MLKTIQSARSGLYAQQLQMDALGNNIANINTTGYKKEKVEFAELVRQRLGHRGTPVLADTEKVPEVGGGVRPTQVAKVFSQGELQPTGRPLDLAISGDGFFRLVKDGETLYTRAGQFSLTADGRIINPAGYQLPQLTVPQGTQEINIGDDGSVTATDEEGKTTSLGTITLYRFENTGGLIPRGENMYQAGEAAGAIYNDNTGEIKQGYLERSNVDIVEEMVKMIEAQRAYSLNSRSIRTADEMWGIANNIRK; from the coding sequence GTGTTAAAAACAATACAATCCGCCCGTTCGGGCCTTTACGCGCAACAGCTGCAGATGGATGCCCTGGGTAATAACATCGCTAACATAAATACCACCGGCTATAAAAAAGAAAAGGTGGAATTTGCCGAACTGGTGCGCCAAAGACTTGGTCATAGGGGGACACCGGTGCTGGCCGACACTGAAAAGGTGCCGGAGGTGGGGGGCGGCGTGCGGCCCACCCAGGTGGCTAAGGTCTTTAGCCAGGGTGAATTACAGCCCACCGGCAGGCCCCTTGATTTAGCCATAAGCGGTGACGGTTTTTTCCGGCTGGTAAAGGACGGAGAGACCCTCTACACCAGGGCAGGCCAGTTTTCGCTCACTGCCGACGGCAGGATTATAAACCCGGCGGGATACCAACTGCCGCAACTAACTGTTCCCCAAGGGACCCAAGAGATTAATATAGGGGATGACGGCAGTGTTACTGCCACCGACGAAGAAGGTAAAACCACCTCCTTGGGAACAATTACCCTTTACAGATTTGAAAACACCGGCGGTTTAATACCCAGGGGTGAAAACATGTACCAGGCAGGTGAAGCTGCCGGAGCAATATATAACGATAATACAGGGGAAATAAAACAGGGCTACTTGGAAAGATCAAATGTGGATATTGTGGAAGAGATGGTAAAAATGATTGAGGCCCAAAGGGCCTATTCCTTAAATTCGCGGTCAATAAGAACCGCCGATGAGATGTGGGGTATAGCAAATAATATACGAAAATAA
- a CDS encoding chemotaxis protein CheD: MEPAKLIKEIQVGIAEYKVSASPNKIITLGLGSCVGVTLYDPRAKVGGLLHIMLPDSTQFKNVTKPTKYADLGIPLMIRDLERKGALKSRLQAKLAGGAQMFSGLDRKFVLNIGQRNAEMTKKILKQLGIRVIAEELGGNRGRTMIIDLNNGQVTIRTIGTPLKVI; the protein is encoded by the coding sequence ATGGAGCCAGCAAAGTTAATAAAGGAGATTCAGGTTGGCATAGCAGAGTACAAGGTATCTGCTTCCCCCAATAAGATTATCACCTTGGGTCTAGGCTCCTGTGTGGGCGTGACATTATATGATCCCAGGGCCAAGGTGGGGGGGCTGCTGCACATTATGCTGCCTGACAGCACCCAGTTTAAGAATGTTACTAAACCGACAAAATATGCAGATTTGGGTATACCCCTGATGATTAGAGATTTAGAGCGCAAGGGTGCCCTAAAAAGCCGGTTGCAGGCTAAACTGGCTGGGGGGGCGCAAATGTTTTCCGGTCTGGACCGAAAGTTTGTTTTAAATATCGGACAAAGAAATGCTGAAATGACGAAAAAAATATTAAAACAGTTAGGTATTAGGGTGATAGCCGAAGAGTTGGGAGGAAACCGCGGTCGCACAATGATTATAGATTTAAACAACGGTCAGGTGACCATACGTACCATAGGCACCCCTTTAAAGGTGATATGA
- a CDS encoding MinD/ParA family protein — MRSSIYKAENNLIHRHSRVIAITSGKGGVGKTNITVNLAMALSSAGFKVVIFDADLGLSNAEVLLGLNPRHTVYDFLYYDVPLEQVLTDAPNNVKIISGGCGLLELANLSSEAIKHLQRSLTGFDLDADFVLVDTGAGINKSVLAFLAAAQDVLVVVTPEPTSITDAYGLIKVLYRYKVHREINLLINKAVNEQEADSTFRKLQLTAQRFLPELNLQYIGWLPNDDTVVKAVKDQRPFVLYYPDSKPSNAVKAVADRLAGTKENLHKKSGGISSFFGRLTRLFS; from the coding sequence ATGAGGAGCTCAATCTATAAAGCCGAAAACAATTTAATACACAGGCACTCGCGGGTAATTGCCATTACAAGCGGCAAAGGAGGGGTGGGAAAAACCAATATTACTGTAAACTTGGCCATGGCACTGTCTTCTGCAGGGTTTAAGGTGGTAATATTCGATGCAGACCTGGGGCTTTCTAACGCAGAGGTGCTGTTAGGGCTCAATCCCAGGCACACCGTTTACGACTTTTTATATTACGACGTGCCCCTGGAACAGGTGCTGACCGACGCCCCCAATAATGTAAAGATAATATCAGGGGGGTGTGGCCTTCTTGAATTGGCAAATTTAAGTTCAGAGGCTATCAAACATTTGCAGCGGTCGCTCACCGGCTTTGATTTAGATGCCGACTTTGTACTGGTGGATACCGGTGCAGGAATAAATAAAAGTGTATTGGCCTTTCTGGCCGCTGCCCAGGATGTATTGGTTGTTGTTACACCGGAACCCACCTCAATAACCGATGCCTATGGGCTGATTAAGGTGCTATACCGCTATAAGGTACACAGGGAAATTAATTTGCTAATTAACAAGGCAGTAAACGAGCAAGAGGCTGACTCCACTTTTCGCAAGTTACAATTAACTGCCCAGCGTTTTTTACCTGAATTAAATTTGCAATATATTGGATGGCTGCCAAATGATGATACCGTGGTGAAAGCGGTGAAGGATCAACGGCCCTTTGTGCTGTATTATCCGGACAGCAAACCCAGCAATGCTGTAAAGGCTGTGGCGGACCGACTGGCGGGTACAAAAGAAAATCTTCATAAAAAAAGCGGCGGCATAAGCAGTTTTTTTGGCCGTCTGACCCGATTGTTTAGTTAG